A part of Solicola gregarius genomic DNA contains:
- a CDS encoding small basic family protein: MIAIAGLVVGVVLGLVFEPTVPSGLQPYLPIAVVAALDAVFGAFRAYLDGKFDDKVFVVSFVSNVLIAGLIVYLGDQLGVGGQLSTGVIVVLGIRIFANAAAVRRHVFHA, translated from the coding sequence ATGATCGCGATCGCGGGCCTCGTCGTCGGCGTAGTGCTCGGGCTTGTCTTCGAGCCGACAGTTCCGTCCGGCCTGCAGCCCTATCTTCCGATCGCCGTCGTCGCCGCGCTCGACGCCGTGTTCGGCGCGTTCCGGGCGTACCTCGATGGCAAGTTCGACGACAAGGTCTTCGTCGTCTCGTTCGTCTCCAACGTGTTGATCGCCGGACTCATCGTCTACCTCGGCGACCAGCTCGGCGTCGGCGGACAGCTGTCGACGGGCGTCATCGTGGTCCTCGGCATTCGGATCTTCGCCAACGCCGCCGCGGTTCGGAGGCATGTCTTCCATGCCTGA
- a CDS encoding ABC transporter substrate-binding protein, whose amino-acid sequence MTTIHPVRTFAAVACTAALVVAGCTKSEDSGASDTPADPEAGAQKVKAAGTNGPECTLDKYGAEKLDLADATVGFSQSEKEDNPFRIAETESITTSAEEAGVKDFIKTNAQTQLSKQISDIQGMISQGVDVLIVAPLNSDGLEPALNAAKDKGIPVLTVDRKLNAAPCDDYISFLGSDFTEQGKRAADQVIESTDGKANVAILLGASGNNVTTERTKGFVDQVEAEAPDIEIVAQQTGEFARDKGQQVTEQLLQSNPEIDTIYAENDEMGLGALAAIRAAGKQPGEDVKIFSVDGTRNAVLELTKGTYNGVIESNPRFGPLAFDTLEKFYAGDPVTDEIVIEDREYNPDNAEELLDSAY is encoded by the coding sequence ATGACCACCATCCATCCCGTCCGTACGTTCGCCGCCGTCGCTTGTACCGCGGCTCTGGTGGTCGCGGGCTGCACGAAGTCCGAGGACTCGGGCGCGTCCGACACCCCTGCCGACCCCGAGGCGGGCGCCCAGAAGGTCAAGGCGGCCGGCACGAACGGGCCCGAGTGCACGCTCGACAAGTACGGGGCGGAGAAGCTGGACCTGGCCGATGCGACGGTCGGGTTCTCGCAGTCGGAGAAGGAGGACAACCCCTTCCGCATCGCCGAGACCGAGTCGATCACGACCTCCGCCGAGGAGGCCGGCGTCAAGGACTTCATCAAGACCAATGCGCAGACCCAGCTGTCGAAGCAGATCTCGGACATCCAGGGGATGATCTCGCAGGGCGTCGACGTACTCATCGTCGCGCCGCTGAACTCCGACGGTCTCGAACCGGCGCTCAATGCGGCCAAGGACAAGGGCATCCCCGTCCTCACCGTCGACCGCAAGCTCAATGCTGCGCCGTGTGACGACTACATCTCGTTCCTCGGCTCCGACTTCACCGAGCAGGGCAAGCGCGCGGCGGACCAGGTCATCGAGTCCACCGACGGCAAGGCCAACGTCGCGATTCTGCTCGGGGCCTCCGGCAACAACGTGACCACCGAGCGTACGAAGGGCTTCGTCGACCAGGTCGAGGCCGAGGCCCCCGACATCGAGATCGTCGCGCAGCAGACCGGCGAGTTCGCGCGTGACAAGGGCCAGCAGGTGACCGAGCAGCTGCTGCAGTCGAACCCCGAGATCGACACCATCTATGCCGAGAACGACGAGATGGGCCTCGGCGCTCTTGCCGCCATCCGAGCTGCCGGCAAGCAGCCGGGCGAAGACGTCAAGATCTTCTCGGTCGACGGCACCCGGAACGCCGTGCTCGAGCTGACGAAGGGCACGTACAACGGCGTCATCGAGTCCAACCCGCGCTTCGGGCCGCTCGCGTTCGACACGCTGGAGAAGTTCTACGCCGGCGACCCGGTCACCGACGAGATCGTGATCGAGGACCGTGAGTACAACCCCGACAATGCCGAGGAGCTTCTGGACTCGGCGTACTGA
- a CDS encoding DUF881 domain-containing protein has product MSSMPESNSGSDEPTTGRVRLWRALKARPARAQIVVAVLLGVLGFAAVMQVQSVREDEDFAGYRRGDLVQLLDSLDAAHERVSADLQELNATRDRLESSTNRTKAAREAAAKEAERLSVLSGTVPVTGPGVRITITDEENAVGASTLLNAVEELRDAGAEAIQINGVVRIIAQSYFVDSDRGIRVDGRELTRPLVLDVIGDSDTLQDAVGFRGGLIDEVELVGGQAEVEEVASIDITALSDPREPEYAQPAS; this is encoded by the coding sequence ATGTCTTCCATGCCTGAGTCGAACTCCGGTTCCGATGAGCCGACGACCGGTCGAGTCCGGTTGTGGCGCGCGCTCAAGGCTCGACCCGCGCGGGCGCAGATCGTTGTCGCCGTGCTGCTCGGCGTCCTCGGGTTCGCGGCCGTGATGCAGGTCCAGTCGGTACGCGAGGATGAGGACTTCGCCGGATACCGTCGCGGCGACCTCGTCCAGCTGCTCGACTCGCTCGACGCGGCGCACGAGCGCGTCTCTGCCGACCTGCAGGAGCTGAACGCGACCCGCGACCGGTTGGAGTCGTCGACCAACCGTACGAAGGCCGCGCGCGAGGCCGCCGCCAAGGAGGCCGAGCGGCTGTCCGTGCTGTCCGGAACCGTCCCCGTCACGGGCCCCGGGGTCCGGATCACGATCACCGACGAGGAGAACGCCGTCGGCGCGTCCACGCTGCTGAACGCCGTCGAGGAGCTTCGCGACGCGGGCGCCGAGGCCATCCAGATCAACGGGGTCGTCCGCATCATCGCGCAGTCGTACTTCGTCGACTCCGACCGCGGTATCCGGGTCGACGGGCGCGAGCTCACCAGGCCGCTCGTACTCGACGTGATCGGCGATTCCGACACGTTGCAAGATGCGGTCGGCTTCCGCGGCGGCCTCATCGACGAGGTCGAGCTGGTCGGGGGCCAGGCAGAGGTCGAAGAGGTTGCCTCGATCGACATCACCGCGTTGTCCGACCCACGCGAACCCGAGTACGCTCAACCGGCATCGTGA
- a CDS encoding DUF881 domain-containing protein, which yields MNVLGRPGDSMNLLQELVEHSIDDDYYVAAERREDEPPQKPGAQRVASVAALAVFALLITLAAIQTYDRRPQAEVEREALVDQIHERESSVAELQDSVDGARDDVEALQAGASDPEHDERVVNEQISVGMVAVTGPGATVLVDNADDYESQPQGRIRDTDMQLLVNGLWNAGAEAVAVNGQRITTLTSIRTAGEAITVNYRSLSAPYTVEAIGNMDTLAARFLDTQAGSVWSSLANNYGMQFEVSSEPDLSLPAAPKGRLTVRHAQVKGDNQ from the coding sequence ATGAACGTACTCGGTCGGCCCGGCGACTCGATGAACCTCCTGCAGGAGCTCGTCGAGCACTCGATCGACGACGACTACTACGTCGCGGCCGAGCGCCGCGAAGACGAGCCACCGCAGAAGCCGGGAGCACAGCGGGTCGCGTCCGTCGCCGCGCTGGCGGTGTTCGCGCTGCTGATCACGCTCGCGGCGATCCAGACGTACGACCGTCGGCCGCAGGCGGAGGTCGAACGCGAGGCGTTGGTCGACCAGATCCACGAGCGGGAGTCGTCGGTCGCCGAGCTGCAGGACTCCGTCGACGGTGCACGTGACGACGTGGAGGCGCTCCAAGCGGGCGCTTCCGACCCCGAGCACGACGAGCGCGTCGTGAACGAGCAGATCTCGGTCGGCATGGTTGCCGTGACCGGGCCAGGCGCCACTGTCCTCGTCGACAACGCCGACGACTACGAGTCGCAACCGCAGGGGCGCATCCGCGACACGGATATGCAGCTGTTGGTCAACGGGCTGTGGAACGCCGGCGCCGAGGCGGTCGCCGTCAACGGCCAGCGCATCACGACCCTGACGTCGATCCGGACCGCGGGCGAGGCGATCACCGTGAACTACCGCTCGTTGTCCGCGCCCTACACCGTCGAGGCGATCGGCAACATGGACACGCTTGCGGCACGCTTCCTCGACACGCAGGCGGGGTCCGTGTGGTCGTCGCTCGCCAACAACTACGGTATGCAGTTCGAGGTCAGCAGCGAGCCGGACCTGTCGCTTCCGGCAGCGCCGAAGGGCCGCCTCACGGTACGTCATGCACAGGTCAAAGGGGACAACCAATGA
- the gcvH gene encoding glycine cleavage system protein GcvH: MTPDDLKYSSDHEWVRVDGDTATIGITDYAQGELGDIVYVSLPATGEQVEPGSVIGELESTKSVSDLFAPVAGEVVTRNEALESSPELVNSDAYGEGWLFKVRLAEGAELDGLMDAQAYEAQLGE, encoded by the coding sequence GTGACCCCCGACGACCTCAAGTACAGCTCTGACCACGAGTGGGTACGAGTGGACGGCGACACCGCGACGATCGGCATCACCGACTACGCGCAAGGCGAGCTCGGCGACATCGTTTACGTATCGCTGCCGGCGACCGGCGAGCAGGTGGAGCCGGGGTCGGTCATCGGAGAGCTGGAGTCGACGAAGTCCGTCAGCGATCTGTTCGCTCCGGTGGCCGGCGAGGTCGTGACGCGCAACGAGGCATTGGAGAGTAGTCCCGAGCTCGTCAACAGCGATGCGTACGGCGAGGGCTGGCTGTTCAAGGTGCGCCTCGCCGAGGGCGCCGAGCTCGACGGATTGATGGACGCGCAGGCCTACGAAGCACAACTCGGCGAGTGA
- a CDS encoding DeoR/GlpR family DNA-binding transcription regulator encodes MFAAERQRVILDHVRERGAVSIKDLAALVGSSEVTVRRDLKQLEAAGELRREHGGAVPAAEQPPREPTYAEKSRTASRQKSAIARLAAGFVQDGDAIVIGAGTTTMALAEQLRTRNELTVMTNSLLVAQAFADSPRIEVVLTGGMLRGSIFAVVGSAAERALSGLHADRTFLSGNGLTARNGLSTPNQMVAGVDRALAEAGNEVCVLADHTKIGRNSVIQTVPTEQIDALVTDALASGDELDLFRTAGARVHVAT; translated from the coding sequence ATGTTTGCCGCCGAACGACAGCGCGTGATCCTCGACCACGTACGCGAGCGGGGCGCCGTGTCGATCAAGGACCTCGCCGCGCTGGTCGGGTCGTCCGAGGTGACCGTGCGGCGCGACCTGAAGCAGCTCGAGGCGGCCGGCGAGCTTCGCCGCGAGCATGGTGGCGCGGTCCCGGCAGCGGAGCAGCCACCGCGCGAGCCCACGTACGCGGAGAAGTCCCGGACCGCCTCTCGGCAGAAGTCGGCGATCGCCCGCCTCGCCGCCGGCTTCGTACAGGATGGCGACGCGATCGTCATCGGCGCCGGGACCACCACGATGGCCCTCGCCGAGCAGTTGCGAACCCGCAATGAGCTCACGGTGATGACCAACTCTCTCCTGGTGGCACAGGCGTTTGCCGATTCGCCCCGGATTGAGGTCGTCCTGACCGGCGGGATGCTCCGCGGGTCGATCTTCGCCGTCGTCGGCAGCGCCGCCGAGCGCGCGCTGTCCGGTCTGCACGCGGACCGCACCTTCCTGTCCGGCAACGGCCTGACCGCACGTAACGGGCTGTCGACTCCGAACCAGATGGTGGCCGGTGTCGACCGGGCCCTGGCGGAGGCCGGCAACGAGGTGTGCGTCCTCGCCGACCACACCAAGATCGGCCGCAACTCGGTGATCCAGACCGTGCCCACCGAGCAGATCGACGCGCTGGTCACCGATGCCTTGGCATCGGGTGACGAGCTCGACCTGTTCCGGACCGCCGGCGCTCGGGTGCATGTCGCAACCTGA
- the rocD gene encoding ornithine--oxo-acid transaminase yields the protein MTTYAKDMSTPAEDFIALDESWSTHNYHPLPVVIAEANGPWVTDVDGNRYLDFLSGYSALNFGHRHPAVVTAAVEQLGRVTLTSRAFHHDQFGLFCKELAELTGTDMVLTMNSGAEAVESAIKVARKWAYQVKGVPAETAEVVVATSNFHGRTTTIVSFSDDETARADFGPFTPGFVQVPYGDADALRDAVNDRTAALLLEPIQGEAGVITPPPGYFAEARRIADDAGALLIADEIQSGLARTGTLLALDHEGVRADLYTLGKALGGGILPLSAVVGRGDVLGVLRPGEHGSTFGGNPLACAVGRAVIALLRTGEFQERSATLGLHLHQRLGALVGNGVTEVRGRGLWAGVDIAAGGLSGRDASETLAKQGVLCKETHGSTLRIAPPLVIERDELDRGIDAIAAVVRR from the coding sequence ATGACGACGTACGCCAAGGACATGTCGACGCCCGCCGAGGACTTCATCGCACTCGACGAGTCGTGGAGCACGCACAACTACCATCCGCTTCCGGTCGTCATCGCCGAGGCGAACGGGCCGTGGGTCACCGACGTCGACGGCAACCGCTATCTCGACTTCCTCTCCGGCTACTCCGCACTGAACTTCGGCCACCGTCACCCGGCCGTCGTGACCGCCGCGGTCGAGCAGCTCGGCAGGGTGACCCTGACGTCTCGCGCGTTCCATCACGACCAGTTCGGACTGTTCTGCAAGGAGCTCGCCGAGCTGACGGGCACCGACATGGTGCTCACCATGAACTCCGGCGCAGAGGCGGTGGAGTCCGCCATCAAGGTCGCGCGCAAGTGGGCGTACCAGGTCAAGGGCGTTCCCGCGGAGACCGCGGAGGTCGTGGTGGCGACATCGAACTTCCACGGTCGTACGACGACGATCGTGTCGTTCTCCGATGACGAGACCGCCCGCGCCGATTTCGGACCGTTCACGCCGGGCTTCGTCCAGGTCCCCTACGGCGACGCCGACGCACTGCGCGACGCGGTCAACGACCGTACGGCCGCGTTGTTGCTGGAGCCGATCCAGGGCGAGGCGGGCGTCATCACTCCCCCGCCGGGCTACTTCGCCGAAGCGCGCCGGATCGCCGACGACGCGGGTGCCTTGCTGATCGCCGACGAGATCCAGTCCGGGCTCGCCCGCACGGGCACCCTGCTCGCGCTCGACCACGAAGGCGTACGTGCCGACCTGTACACGCTCGGCAAGGCGCTCGGCGGCGGCATCCTCCCGCTGTCTGCGGTCGTCGGACGCGGCGACGTCCTCGGCGTACTGCGGCCCGGCGAGCACGGCTCGACGTTCGGCGGCAACCCGCTCGCATGCGCTGTCGGCCGAGCCGTGATCGCCCTGCTTCGCACCGGCGAGTTCCAGGAACGCTCGGCGACCCTCGGACTGCACCTGCACCAGCGTCTCGGCGCGCTCGTCGGCAACGGTGTGACAGAGGTACGCGGCCGTGGTCTGTGGGCAGGCGTCGACATCGCCGCCGGTGGCTTGTCCGGGCGCGACGCGTCGGAGACGCTGGCCAAGCAGGGGGTCCTGTGCAAGGAGACGCACGGAAGCACGCTGCGCATCGCTCCTCCCCTGGTGATCGAGCGCGACGAGCTCGACCGAGGCATCGACGCGATCGCCGCCGTCGTTCGACGCTGA
- the ftsR gene encoding transcriptional regulator FtsR has translation MPSRDRMSIGDVLQELRSDFPDITVSKIRYLESEGLVEPERTPSGYRKFSTADVERLRYVLTMQRDRFYPLREIRKNLEAMDRGLTPQSGSEDVGTPTVPKVVLSDDGYPTGDSFRPSRHEIRLSRAELLEAAEIGTDLLDAMEQFGLMRPRASHQHYDGVDVAVAKTVGELAAYGVEPRHLRAFKTAADREVGLFEQIVSTQQRPGDPSATARAEETIRELAALSVRLHTTLVKHGLQKRD, from the coding sequence GTGCCGTCCCGCGATCGGATGAGCATCGGCGACGTGCTGCAGGAGCTGCGTTCGGATTTTCCCGACATCACGGTCTCCAAGATCCGTTATCTCGAGTCCGAGGGTCTCGTAGAACCCGAACGCACCCCATCCGGGTATCGCAAGTTCTCGACCGCCGACGTCGAGCGACTGCGGTACGTCCTGACGATGCAGCGCGACAGGTTCTACCCCCTGCGCGAGATCCGCAAGAACCTCGAGGCGATGGATCGCGGCCTCACACCGCAGTCGGGTTCGGAGGACGTCGGCACGCCGACGGTGCCGAAGGTGGTGCTGTCCGATGACGGCTACCCGACGGGCGACTCGTTCCGCCCGAGCCGACACGAGATCCGACTCTCGCGTGCCGAGCTGCTCGAGGCGGCCGAGATCGGCACCGACCTGCTCGATGCGATGGAGCAGTTCGGCCTGATGCGCCCGCGGGCGAGCCATCAGCATTACGACGGTGTCGATGTCGCGGTCGCCAAGACCGTCGGTGAGCTCGCCGCGTACGGAGTCGAGCCCCGACACCTGCGTGCCTTCAAGACCGCGGCCGACCGCGAGGTCGGTCTGTTCGAGCAGATCGTCTCGACCCAACAGCGCCCCGGCGATCCGAGCGCGACAGCGCGCGCCGAGGAGACCATCCGCGAGCTGGCGGCGCTGTCCGTACGACTCCACACGACACTCGTCAAGCACGGGTTGCAGAAGCGCGATTAG
- a CDS encoding copper resistance CopC family protein produces the protein MSLRLPAAVIAALFLVLIQTAGPAFAHATLVRSDPKDGAALDSEPTTVSLTFNEDVSTPAQLQVTAPDGAPLASKAPTVDGTEVSQSIDTANLAGTYTIAYRVISADGHPITGELTYEVTSGKQVGGKQESDDESFAERHATHLAIGGAAVVVAVGLLIWPRIRRRA, from the coding sequence ATGTCTCTCAGGCTGCCTGCCGCGGTCATCGCGGCGCTCTTCCTCGTACTCATCCAGACGGCCGGTCCTGCGTTCGCGCACGCGACCCTGGTGCGGTCGGACCCGAAGGACGGAGCGGCCCTCGACTCGGAGCCGACGACGGTGTCGCTCACCTTCAACGAGGACGTCTCGACGCCGGCACAGCTTCAGGTGACGGCTCCCGACGGCGCGCCGCTCGCCTCGAAGGCGCCGACTGTCGACGGCACGGAGGTCAGCCAGTCGATCGACACCGCGAACCTCGCGGGCACGTACACGATCGCGTATCGGGTCATCTCGGCCGACGGCCATCCGATCACCGGCGAGCTGACGTACGAGGTGACGAGTGGCAAGCAGGTCGGCGGGAAGCAGGAGTCGGACGACGAGTCGTTCGCCGAGCGACATGCCACCCATCTGGCCATCGGCGGCGCGGCCGTCGTGGTCGCCGTCGGCCTGCTGATCTGGCCCCGGATCCGCCGCCGTGCTTAG
- a CDS encoding FHA domain-containing protein yields the protein MADISGSRDESGEPESPSEVTSTIPIPQAGADLESKPGELTEEDATALEALPGGSALLLVQRGPSAGSRFLLDTDQVTAGRHPDSDIFLDDVTVSRRHAVFSRVQGGGFTVTDVGSLNGTYVNRDRIDEVLLSGGDEVQIGKYRLVYYPSTQGGTRQ from the coding sequence ATGGCTGATATCAGCGGAAGCCGGGACGAGTCTGGCGAGCCAGAGTCCCCAAGTGAGGTCACGTCGACGATTCCGATCCCACAGGCGGGGGCGGATCTCGAGAGCAAGCCCGGCGAGCTCACCGAGGAGGATGCGACCGCGCTCGAGGCGTTGCCCGGCGGCAGTGCGTTGCTGCTGGTTCAGCGCGGGCCGAGTGCGGGCTCGCGGTTCCTGCTCGACACCGACCAGGTGACGGCCGGTCGTCACCCGGACAGCGACATCTTCCTCGACGACGTCACGGTCTCGCGTCGGCACGCGGTCTTCTCGCGCGTGCAGGGCGGCGGCTTCACGGTCACCGACGTCGGCAGCCTGAACGGCACGTACGTCAACCGCGACCGCATCGACGAGGTGCTGTTGTCCGGTGGCGACGAGGTGCAGATCGGCAAATACCGGCTGGTGTACTACCCGAGCACCCAGGGCGGTACCCGGCAGTGA
- a CDS encoding CDP-alcohol phosphatidyltransferase family protein, whose amino-acid sequence MPRRPVSTAHGDATSARVFTVPNLLSFLRLLGVPLFLWLVLGPEEDEWALLVLMISGFTDYLDGKLARTLGQMSKLGAILDPVADRLYILAVVVGLTWRDIIPLWLAVLLPLRDIFLFSLVPFLRTRGYSSLPVHFLGKAATACLLYAFPLLLLGDDSGTIADLADVFGWAFTIWGVGLYWWAGLLYAWQVRKLISTSPPSQAS is encoded by the coding sequence ATGCCGAGGAGACCTGTGAGCACTGCCCACGGCGATGCGACCTCTGCGCGGGTGTTCACCGTCCCGAACCTGCTGAGCTTCCTGCGGCTTCTCGGCGTGCCACTGTTCCTCTGGCTGGTGCTCGGGCCGGAGGAGGACGAGTGGGCGCTGCTCGTGCTGATGATCTCCGGCTTCACCGACTATCTCGACGGCAAGCTCGCGCGCACGCTGGGCCAGATGTCCAAGCTCGGAGCGATCCTCGACCCGGTCGCCGACCGGCTGTACATCCTCGCGGTCGTCGTCGGACTCACCTGGCGAGACATCATTCCACTGTGGTTGGCGGTCCTGCTGCCGCTCCGAGACATCTTCTTGTTCAGCCTGGTCCCGTTCCTGCGTACGCGCGGCTACAGCTCGCTCCCGGTGCACTTCCTCGGCAAGGCGGCGACGGCCTGCCTGCTGTACGCGTTCCCGCTGCTGCTGCTCGGCGACGACTCGGGCACGATCGCCGACCTGGCCGACGTGTTCGGCTGGGCGTTCACGATCTGGGGCGTGGGGCTCTACTGGTGGGCCGGCCTGCTGTACGCCTGGCAGGTGCGCAAGCTGATCTCGACGAGTCCGCCGAGCCAAGCGAGCTAG
- a CDS encoding cytochrome c oxidase assembly protein — protein MLRDRVVARGGVVRWSVAAALLTGAVFYLAMVYGHAAPEKVPDTIADPGALTGWGLPISRVVADLAGFAVVGCLLAAAFLLPAPSGGAQGHAAQAVRHASRAAWVWAAAIVVELAFSISDIFAVPVGDLTYAEISSYLLDTDSGRAFLVQCVLAIAVAVLARWVLGVPAVTAVLGLALLALVPPVLTGHSASSGSHMLAVASLLLHVAGASLWVGGLLALGWVATLGSKRLPAAVRRYSALAAWCIAIVGLSGVVNASVRIEKLHQVFTTEYGNLLLAKVLALLAMGAFGLSHRRWVIPRLERSGRVGRTFMGLAAVELLVMFATIGLAVALSRTPPPVPDDLYTDPVTELLGEPMPAAPTVGRLLWSFSPNGVGLVVVSLGAALYIAGLLVMRRRGDAWPVGRTVSWFVGLAVIAWATFGGLGAYAHVLFSAHMVSHMLLAMVAPIFLVLAAPITLALRTLPGPREPGEIGPRQLLANAIHSRAAVFITHPVFAAALFVGSLYVLYFSGLFTLMMETHTGHALMELHFLAVGFLFYYVIVGVDPSARRVPPLGRFAVLLVSMPFHAFFSVTIMSSATVLAESYWTSLDRPYQTDLLADQNLGGSVSWAMGELPLLIVMVALFVQWLRSDQRESKRFDRRGDAALDEYNAYLASLNEHDR, from the coding sequence GTGCTTAGGGATCGCGTGGTCGCGCGCGGCGGTGTCGTCCGGTGGTCCGTTGCCGCCGCGTTGCTCACCGGCGCCGTGTTCTACCTCGCGATGGTGTACGGCCACGCTGCTCCCGAGAAGGTGCCGGACACGATCGCCGACCCCGGCGCGCTCACCGGTTGGGGTCTTCCGATCAGCCGGGTCGTCGCCGATCTCGCCGGCTTCGCGGTCGTGGGGTGTCTGCTCGCCGCGGCATTCCTGCTGCCTGCGCCGAGCGGGGGAGCCCAGGGACACGCCGCGCAGGCAGTACGCCATGCGTCGCGGGCCGCATGGGTCTGGGCGGCCGCCATCGTCGTCGAGCTCGCGTTCTCGATCTCCGACATCTTCGCCGTGCCGGTCGGCGACCTGACGTACGCAGAGATCAGCTCGTACCTCCTCGACACCGACAGCGGTCGAGCGTTCCTCGTCCAATGCGTGCTGGCGATCGCGGTCGCCGTGCTCGCGCGTTGGGTGCTGGGCGTTCCTGCGGTCACCGCCGTACTGGGTCTCGCGCTGCTGGCGCTCGTACCCCCGGTGCTCACCGGCCACTCCGCATCATCGGGCTCACACATGCTGGCGGTCGCGAGCCTGCTGCTGCACGTCGCGGGCGCATCCCTGTGGGTGGGCGGTCTGCTCGCCCTCGGCTGGGTCGCGACGCTGGGAAGCAAGCGTCTGCCCGCCGCCGTCCGTCGCTATTCGGCCTTAGCTGCATGGTGCATCGCAATCGTCGGTCTGTCGGGCGTCGTGAACGCGAGTGTCCGGATCGAGAAGCTCCATCAGGTGTTCACGACCGAGTATGGCAACCTGCTGCTCGCGAAGGTGTTGGCCCTGCTGGCCATGGGCGCGTTCGGCCTCAGCCACCGCCGATGGGTGATACCGCGTCTCGAGCGGAGCGGCCGCGTCGGACGTACGTTCATGGGTCTTGCAGCCGTCGAGCTGCTGGTGATGTTCGCGACGATCGGGCTCGCCGTCGCCCTCTCGCGTACGCCACCGCCGGTGCCCGACGACCTTTACACCGATCCGGTGACCGAGCTGCTCGGCGAGCCGATGCCCGCCGCACCGACGGTCGGCCGACTGCTGTGGAGCTTCAGCCCCAACGGCGTCGGGCTCGTCGTCGTCTCGCTCGGTGCCGCGCTGTACATCGCGGGTCTGCTGGTGATGCGACGCCGGGGTGACGCGTGGCCGGTCGGCCGCACGGTGTCGTGGTTCGTCGGCCTCGCGGTCATCGCCTGGGCGACATTCGGCGGCCTGGGCGCGTACGCGCATGTGTTGTTCAGCGCCCACATGGTGTCGCACATGCTCCTGGCGATGGTCGCGCCGATCTTCTTGGTGCTCGCGGCGCCGATCACGCTCGCACTGCGAACCCTGCCCGGGCCACGCGAGCCGGGCGAGATCGGTCCGCGGCAGCTGCTGGCGAACGCGATCCACTCCCGCGCGGCGGTGTTCATCACGCACCCGGTCTTCGCCGCGGCCCTGTTCGTCGGCAGCCTGTACGTCCTGTACTTCTCCGGACTCTTCACGTTGATGATGGAGACACACACGGGACACGCGCTGATGGAGCTGCACTTCCTGGCCGTGGGATTCCTCTTCTACTACGTGATCGTGGGCGTCGATCCGTCGGCGCGGCGGGTGCCGCCGCTCGGTAGGTTCGCGGTGTTGCTCGTCTCGATGCCGTTCCATGCGTTCTTCTCCGTCACGATCATGTCGTCGGCCACGGTTCTCGCGGAGTCGTACTGGACGAGCCTGGATCGCCCGTACCAGACCGACCTGCTCGCGGACCAGAACCTCGGCGGGAGCGTCTCGTGGGCGATGGGTGAGCTGCCACTGTTGATCGTGATGGTGGCCCTGTTCGTACAGTGGTTGCGCAGCGACCAGCGCGAGTCGAAGCGTTTCGACCGGCGAGGCGACGCCGCGTTGGACGAGTACAACGCTTACCTCGCCTCGCTGAACGAACACGACCGCTGA
- a CDS encoding superoxide dismutase → MADYTLPDLPYDYGALEPHISGTIMELHHDKHHQTYVTGANTALEKLAEARDVQEFGTVNLLEKNLAFNLAGHVNHSVFWPNMSPDGGDKPDGELGAAIDDQFGSFDGFRGQFEASALGIQGSGWSILAWDSLGQKLLICQLYDHQGNLPVGLTPLLMLDMWEHAFYLQYKNVKAYYVKAWWNVVNWADVTDRFGTARSVHNITKG, encoded by the coding sequence GTGGCTGACTACACCCTGCCCGATCTGCCGTACGACTATGGCGCACTCGAGCCGCACATCTCCGGCACGATCATGGAATTGCACCACGACAAGCACCACCAGACGTACGTAACGGGCGCGAACACCGCACTGGAGAAGCTCGCCGAGGCACGCGACGTCCAGGAGTTCGGCACCGTCAACCTTCTCGAGAAGAACCTCGCGTTCAACCTCGCCGGGCACGTGAACCACTCGGTCTTCTGGCCGAACATGTCGCCCGACGGCGGCGACAAGCCCGACGGCGAGCTGGGCGCAGCGATCGACGACCAGTTCGGGTCGTTCGACGGGTTCCGCGGGCAGTTCGAGGCCAGCGCGCTCGGCATCCAGGGCTCCGGCTGGTCCATCCTCGCGTGGGACTCCCTCGGTCAGAAGCTGCTCATCTGCCAGCTGTACGACCACCAGGGCAACCTGCCCGTGGGTCTGACGCCGCTGCTGATGCTCGACATGTGGGAGCACGCGTTCTACCTGCAGTACAAGAACGTGAAGGCCTACTACGTGAAGGCATGGTGGAACGTCGTCAACTGGGCCGACGTCACCGACCGCTTCGGCACCGCCCGCAGCGTGCACAACATCACCAAGGGCTGA